In the Victivallis sp. Marseille-Q1083 genome, one interval contains:
- a CDS encoding flavodoxin family protein, producing MKVLLLNGSPHRDGCVFTALSEVAEALRSNGVESEFFQIGNRAVQGCIGCLHCADGNDGCVFKEPLYTELVAQCRGCDGIVIGAPVYYAGPPGSLCALLDRLFFSAGKYLKYKPGACVVNCRRGGASAAFDRLNKYFTINQMPVASSQYWNSTHGFTPDEVRRDLEGLQTMRTLGNNLAYLLKSVAKAEVVRPEPEEPVYTNFIGTTQ from the coding sequence ATGAAAGTACTGTTGCTGAATGGAAGCCCGCACCGGGATGGTTGTGTATTCACCGCGCTGAGCGAGGTCGCCGAGGCGTTGCGGAGCAATGGCGTGGAATCGGAATTCTTTCAGATCGGCAACCGGGCGGTCCAGGGCTGTATCGGCTGTCTGCACTGTGCCGACGGCAACGACGGCTGCGTATTCAAGGAGCCGCTTTATACCGAGCTGGTGGCGCAATGCCGGGGCTGTGACGGCATTGTGATCGGGGCGCCGGTTTATTATGCCGGACCGCCGGGAAGCCTCTGTGCGCTCCTCGACCGGTTGTTCTTTTCGGCGGGAAAATATTTGAAATATAAGCCGGGCGCCTGTGTGGTCAACTGCCGGCGCGGCGGAGCGAGCGCCGCTTTCGACCGGCTGAACAAATATTTTACGATCAATCAGATGCCGGTGGCGTCATCGCAGTATTGGAACTCGACGCACGGTTTTACGCCCGACGAAGTCCGCCGTGATCTGGAAGGGCTGCAGACGATGCGGACGCTCGGCAACAACCTGGCTTATCTGTTGAAGAGTGTTGCGAAGGCGGAGGTGGTACGTCCGGAACCGGAAGAACCGGTCTATACCAATTTTATCGGAACGACTCAATAG